The region CGTGCAGGGCATCACGGTAACCGAAGTCCAGGGCTTCGGCCGTCAGAAAGGGCACACGGAGCTCTACCGAGGCGCCGAGTATGTCGTCGACTTTCTTCCGAAGGTGAAGCTGGAGATCGCCGTCACCGACGATCGGGTTGAGGCCGTGGTCGAAGCGATCGCTCAGTCCGCCAACACCGACCGCATCGGGGACGGCAAAATCTTTGTGCACGCCCTGGAGCAGGTGGTGCGGATCCGTACCGGCGAAACCAACGCCGACGCGCTGAGCTAGTGTCCTGTCACGTTAATTCGGGCGGTCAGCCCCAGATATAGCGGGTTGTGCCGGAACGCCGACGCCGGCGCATTCGCGACTGCAGGACCGCCCGACGGTCTGCAAGCCAGGCCTCTCGCGCCGTGTTTTGGTCCTTTCGGTCCATGAGCCGAGCCTCGTGGTTGGCCCGGTAGACGCAGAAATCCCGGTAGGCCTCCATGTCGTGCTTAAGCTCTCGGGTGACCAGCTCGATCATGATGGCGTCGTCCACAAACCCCAGGGTCGGAACGCTATCGGGGATCAGATCCTCAGCATCAGCGAAGTAGGCCAAAGCACTGGCGATGCGCTGCCGGTCTTTGCCGGAGATTTTCCACTCCTGATCTGCCAGCATGTCGACCATCTGCTCCAGACAGCCGAGCCGCCCTTTGACAAACGCCGGCAGCTTGCGGCCCTGGCTTGCGGCGATCAGCTCGCGCGCAGCCGCGACCACCTCTTCCACCGGTTTATCGGTGCTGCTCGCCTTGCGCATGGCGCCACGAAAGTGTTTGAGGTCTGCGTCACTCAATTCGAGCACAATCTTCAGCGACATGGTCAGCTCCTTGGCCGGTTGGTCAGCTTATGGGGCCCTCCAGCATAAGTGGTCCCGCCGCGGCTGCGACCCGATCGCTGCGTTTAGCGCAATCGGCGCAACACACTCGCTCATCACCGCAACATGAGGGCGTCGCTTGAGCTGGTGCTGCAGATTTGGGCCAGGCCAAACTTGAACGCCTGGCCTATCTCAGCCGTTGCCCCAGAGCCGTTGCCACCAGGACTTCTTGGGCTGTTGTTTCCAGCCGTTGAGCGCTTCGGCGCTCATCCCTTCTGCCGCCATGCGCCTTTTGATTTTCTCAACCTCTCGTCCGGTCAGCTTCGCCAGCGTTTGCGCTTCCTGATCCCAGCGTGAAACCAGCGACTCGGCATACTGCCCAGCCGCTTCGCACTGACCAAAATCGCCCCGCCAGGCGTGGCGCAGCACGTAACGGCCCTGAAAATTCCTGCGGTCACCCGTGACCTGAAAATCCAGGTCCTCGGGAAAGCTCTCGCCGTCGTAGCGCAGGTGAAGCCGGGTGACAAAGACATCGACTCCCTGGCGTGATCGCCGCTGGGAAGGGCTCCAGTTATGGCCGTCATCCAGCCACATGACGCCGAGGGAGCGAAGCTCACCGCGGCTGAGCGGCTCTGCGGCACAGGGGTCACACCACGCCATGTCCCAGGCGTACTCCAGAAACACGGAACGCCCGTCAGACTGCGCCACCTGCTCGGTAAACAGATCGCGATAGAAGTCCCCAAACTCATCTTTGATATAGATCGGCACGTCCAGATCCGAAGGAAGTTTCCGGGTGCGGTAGTTGCGGGTCTCAACGCGTCCCTGCCGCGTTAGAGCGAAGACGAACAGCTCCTGCTGACCCTCGGCATTCACCGTGCCCAGCCGGATCGGCAGCATGAAGTTCTCATCCTCGTAGGCAATCTGGAGCGGCCGCAGCACCGATGACCCGGTGTGGCGATCCAGCGCAACCCGAGCCACAAAAAACTTCATGCCGCGCTTCAGATAGGCCCCCACCACCTCCTCGGCACCCGCCGGGATCCGGTAGCCGTTGTCGGTCAGCCAGCTGATCAGCCCGTCACTCTGCTCAGCCGACAGGATCAGGATGTCGTACTCACCCACCTCGTATTCCGCTTCGATGGTGACCCTGTCGTCAACGGCAAACACCGGGCTCGCTGATTCGATATCTGCCCGTTTGATTCTCGAGCCGGTGACCCGTATGCGCTCAAGCCGCGGATCCTGACACGGATCCGGGTCGTAATACTCCACCAGCCTCGGCGCGGTGTACCGGTCCAGATGCTCGAGCAGCGCCGGATTGGCGACGTTGATCTGCTCGCGCAGCGGCACGTCCACCACCGGGATCACCATGGAAAACTCGGACACGTCGCCGCGATAGTCAGCCGCCATCGTGACAACCGTTCGGTCTCCATCGCGAACCAGCGCAACCTTGGACACGTCGTTGAACAGGCTGGTGTCGGCCTGGGAGACGTAAAACCCACAGAAGGCTTGAGCCGGGGCTGGGATCAAGCCGGCGCTGAGGGAGAGCAGCAGGAGCCAACCCGTCGCGCGAAGCGAGGGGTTTGAGTGAGTCTGGCAAATCGTATTCATCATCGAACCTCCAAAGAATGAGGGATCAGCGGGCGCCGCTCCGCGGCCGTCCACCGGAAGCGCCGGCCAGGCAAGTGCTGATCCAGCAGCGGCGTCAAGAGTCCTACGGCCGCCAACGCCACCAGCGGCGCAGCCTGAACGTTCGGACCCCAGTGCAGTGCCGAGGCCAGCACGGCCACCGCTGCGGCAAACAGCAGCCGGCCGCGGCGGCTGTCGGGCGTGGAGCGGGGATCGGTCACCATAAAAAAGGCAAAAATCAGCAGCGACCCGGAGCTGAGCTGGTGCCACGCGATGGCCAGCGGGTCGCCGAGCCATAGCGCTCGAGTGACGGCCAGCGCCGCAAAGCTCCCGAGAAAGCCCAGCGCAATATCCAGACGGCGCGCGCTCGACAGCGTCAGGGCCGCCATGCCAAGCGCGTAGCCGGCGACCAGCGAGGTCTGACCCCATTGCCCGGCGGAGACCCAGGCTTGACCGCCGCTGACCCACAGCGCCGCCAGAATGCCGCTGCAGGCCGGATTAAAAAGCTGTTTGCCGTTCCAGCGGAGGAGCAATTTTGCCGCGATGGCAAAAGCGGCGGCGGCTGACCAGATCCACAGCGCGTCAGCCCGCAGCAGCAGGCTGACCCCAAAAGCCGTGATCAAAGCGGACTTCCACTGAAGCGGCTTGGGCCTCCGACCCGTTCGTCGTCGCCACCAGGCGCCGAGTGCCTCTACACCGAGCGCACCGCAGAGCGCTGCCGCGAGAATCTGCGGGCTGCTGCCGAAATCACTGCCGAGCCAGGAAAGTGAAAGCAGCCCGCTGAGTGCGACCAGCTGCCAGTGACGTGGGTCAGCATGAAAGCGACTTAAGGCGCCCTGGCCAGCGCGTAAGAACTCTGCTGTTCTGTGCATGACGCCCCTCCTCGGCTACGCAGGTGTAAGACCTGCCATGGGAGGTTAGCGTCGCAGAAATGGTGGGGTTACCGGGTAAACAATGGGTAAATTCCAGGCAACGATGGCGTAAAGCAGTCGCGCTAAGCCGCGGCCAAACGCCGCAAAAAAAGGGGGCCTAAGCCCCCTTCCAGGGCGAGCAACGTGTGGTCGTTCTCAGGTGGCCGACGCGTTGAAAATCGACTGGATAGAACCGTCCAGCATCGCGTTGAAATCGTCGTCACTCTGCCCCGCGGAAAGCCCTTCAGACAGGGCGCGGGAGAAGCTGGCAACCATGCCGTGCTGACGCGACAGTCGGGCGTTCGCTTCCTCCCGGCTATAGCCGCCGGACAGCGCCACCACCTTAATGCAGTTGGCATGGGCGACGCAGTCCGCATACAGATTGTCCTGCTCCGGCAGCGTCAGCTTGAGCAGCACCAGCTGATCGTCACCCAGCGCATCCAGATGCTTGATCAGATGCTCGTGCAAAATCGCTTCGGCCTCTGCCTTGTCCGGTGCGTTGATGTCGACCTCGGGCTCGATGATCGGGTGAAGGCCGGCGGCGAGAATCTGCTTACCGATTTCGAACTGCTGCGCCACGTTGGCGGCGATGCCTGACGCGCTGGCGCTCTTGATGACCGAGCGCATTTTGGTGCCGAAGATCCCTTTGGCCTTAGCGCGCGCCAGCAGGTCGTCGAGGTCGGGCATCGGTTTCATCAGCTGCACGCCGTCCGCCTCGTCGGCCAGTCCTTTGTCGACTTTGAGAATCGGCACCACGTTTTTGACGTTCCACAGGTAGCTGGCGGTGCCCTGCCCCTCCACGTCGCGATCCATGGTGTTTTCAAACAGGATCGCCGCCAGAATCCGGTCCCCGGTGAACGCCGGGCTGGTCATGATCCGCGTACGCATCTCGTGCACCTTGGCAAACATCTCGTCATCGCCGCTGTACTCATCTTCGCCGACGCCATAGAGGCGCAGCGCCTTGGGCGTGCTGCCGCCGCTCTGGTCCAGGGCAGCGATGAAGCAGCCGTTCTGGGTTTGGATTTTCTGCAGTTGCTGGTCGTAGTCGCTCACGTTTTCCCTCGAAATTGACGAAAAGAAAGAACTTTCGCGGCAAGTTTAGGTGATCCTTTGGACCTGGGCCACCAGCTGCGACCCTTCGCCCGCTAGCCCGGGATCAGCTCAACCGGCAGGCTGCTGAAGCCCCGAAAACGGGCCCGTTTGCCGCGAACCGGCTCCCCGGCCAGCTCAGCATGGGGAAACCGCTGGAAAAAACGGGCCAGCGCCAGCTGCCCTTCAAGCCGGGCGAGATGTTGACCGGCACACATGTGGGGCCCGCTGATAAACGCCAGGTGGCGATTCGGGGTGCGAATGACATCAAAATCGTTTGGGTTCTTAAACTGCGCCGGGTCCCGGTTGGCAGCCCCGATACAGAGCGTGATCTGCGTCCCGGCCGGTACCGGCCGGCCACCGAGCGTGGTGTCGTCGGTACTGACCCGATTGCCGAGTTGGTTCGGGCTGGCGAAACGCAGCACCTCCTCCACGGCGGTCTTGATGACTTCCGGGCGCTGCAGCAACAGGTCCCGTGCGGGCCGCCGGGTGAGCAGCAGGTGGAGCCCGTTCCCCACGAGGTTGGTGGTGGTCTCGTGGCCGGCGTTCAGGATAAAGATACAGTTTTGCAGCAGCTCGATCTCTGTCAGTCCGTCCCGGATGCCGGTACCCCGGATCAGACGCGTCAGCAGATCAGAGTCCGGATCCAGCGGTCGGCGCCGGCGGTCGCCGATCAGCGTTTTCAGGTAGGCCAGGAAATCCCTCACCGCGTTCTCAGCGTCCTGCTTCATCGCTTCGCTGGGGTTGGGCTCCAGTGCCGAGAGAATCGCCAGCGACCAACCCCGCAGCGGCTGGCGCTCGCCGGGCGGAATCTTCATCAGGCTGGCGATGATCTCGATCGGTATAGCCGCGGCAAAATCGTCGATCGCGTCGATGGTGCCCAGGGCCTGCGCTCGGTCGAGCAGCTCGTCCAGCAGATGA is a window of Pseudomonadota bacterium DNA encoding:
- a CDS encoding fructose bisphosphate aldolase, with the protein product MSDYDQQLQKIQTQNGCFIAALDQSGGSTPKALRLYGVGEDEYSGDDEMFAKVHEMRTRIMTSPAFTGDRILAAILFENTMDRDVEGQGTASYLWNVKNVVPILKVDKGLADEADGVQLMKPMPDLDDLLARAKAKGIFGTKMRSVIKSASASGIAANVAQQFEIGKQILAAGLHPIIEPEVDINAPDKAEAEAILHEHLIKHLDALGDDQLVLLKLTLPEQDNLYADCVAHANCIKVVALSGGYSREEANARLSRQHGMVASFSRALSEGLSAGQSDDDFNAMLDGSIQSIFNASAT
- a CDS encoding P-II family nitrogen regulator — encoded protein: MKMVTAVIKPFKLDDVRSALSEIGVQGITVTEVQGFGRQKGHTELYRGAEYVVDFLPKVKLEIAVTDDRVEAVVEAIAQSANTDRIGDGKIFVHALEQVVRIRTGETNADALS
- a CDS encoding cytochrome P450, coding for MTGVPPGEETKALVDGFNLASLPPAFYDDPFPVYAALQSLSPVHELPGGGLFLTRWEDLRTVYQQSALFSSDKKAAFRPVFGDTLLYQHHTTSLVFNDPPLHTRVRRLVAGALTSRAIAPMESTLDHLLDELLDRAQALGTIDAIDDFAAAIPIEIIASLMKIPPGERQPLRGWSLAILSALEPNPSEAMKQDAENAVRDFLAYLKTLIGDRRRRPLDPDSDLLTRLIRGTGIRDGLTEIELLQNCIFILNAGHETTTNLVGNGLHLLLTRRPARDLLLQRPEVIKTAVEEVLRFASPNQLGNRVSTDDTTLGGRPVPAGTQITLCIGAANRDPAQFKNPNDFDVIRTPNRHLAFISGPHMCAGQHLARLEGQLALARFFQRFPHAELAGEPVRGKRARFRGFSSLPVELIPG
- a CDS encoding YkvA family protein, with product MSLKIVLELSDADLKHFRGAMRKASSTDKPVEEVVAAARELIAASQGRKLPAFVKGRLGCLEQMVDMLADQEWKISGKDRQRIASALAYFADAEDLIPDSVPTLGFVDDAIMIELVTRELKHDMEAYRDFCVYRANHEARLMDRKDQNTAREAWLADRRAVLQSRMRRRRRSGTTRYIWG
- a CDS encoding RnfABCDGE type electron transport complex subunit D codes for the protein MHRTAEFLRAGQGALSRFHADPRHWQLVALSGLLSLSWLGSDFGSSPQILAAALCGALGVEALGAWWRRRTGRRPKPLQWKSALITAFGVSLLLRADALWIWSAAAAFAIAAKLLLRWNGKQLFNPACSGILAALWVSGGQAWVSAGQWGQTSLVAGYALGMAALTLSSARRLDIALGFLGSFAALAVTRALWLGDPLAIAWHQLSSGSLLIFAFFMVTDPRSTPDSRRGRLLFAAAVAVLASALHWGPNVQAAPLVALAAVGLLTPLLDQHLPGRRFRWTAAERRPLIPHSLEVR
- a CDS encoding DUF2330 domain-containing protein → MMNTICQTHSNPSLRATGWLLLLSLSAGLIPAPAQAFCGFYVSQADTSLFNDVSKVALVRDGDRTVVTMAADYRGDVSEFSMVIPVVDVPLREQINVANPALLEHLDRYTAPRLVEYYDPDPCQDPRLERIRVTGSRIKRADIESASPVFAVDDRVTIEAEYEVGEYDILILSAEQSDGLISWLTDNGYRIPAGAEEVVGAYLKRGMKFFVARVALDRHTGSSVLRPLQIAYEDENFMLPIRLGTVNAEGQQELFVFALTRQGRVETRNYRTRKLPSDLDVPIYIKDEFGDFYRDLFTEQVAQSDGRSVFLEYAWDMAWCDPCAAEPLSRGELRSLGVMWLDDGHNWSPSQRRSRQGVDVFVTRLHLRYDGESFPEDLDFQVTGDRRNFQGRYVLRHAWRGDFGQCEAAGQYAESLVSRWDQEAQTLAKLTGREVEKIKRRMAAEGMSAEALNGWKQQPKKSWWQRLWGNG